From a single Solenopsis invicta isolate M01_SB chromosome 4, UNIL_Sinv_3.0, whole genome shotgun sequence genomic region:
- the LOC105194893 gene encoding uncharacterized protein LOC105194893 isoform X1, with protein MAFMMPVVKNEWDIYKTNRSRRSSECSNPQTCRSRKVWRTGRHSRLAKCGTSDRPAVSILMVSECSKSEGPSLSTSPGSDFLTSPAHRSVPLTSRHFSRTSSRASQSSLQSPSKSTGTSPPKTGSSNSLNKFHNRLVDKLKRSLKKAEDCAEDQRNLS; from the exons ATGGCGTTTATGATGCCAGTAGTGAAAAACGAATGGGATATTTACAAGACTAATCGGAGTCGACGGTCATCGGAGTGCTCGAATCCCCAGACCTGTCGCAGCCGAAAG GTTTGGCGAACCGGCAGACACAGCCGTCTTGCGAAGTGCGGCACATCCGATCGTCCTGCCGTCTCGATTCTCATG GTGTCCGAATGTTCCAAGTCGGAGGGCCCGTCGTTGTCGACCTCCCCCGGTTCCGACTTTCTCACCTCGCCGGCGCACCGATCCGTGCCGCTGACCTCGCGACACTTTTCGAGGACGTCCTCGAGAGCGTCTCAGAGCTCTCTTCAGAGCCCGAGCAAGAGCACGGGTACGTCACCGCCAAAGACGGGCAGCTCGAACTCCCTCAACAAGTTCCATAATCGGCTGGTCGACAAGCTGAAGCGCTCGCTGAAGAAGGCGGAAGACTGCGCGGAGGACCAACGGAACCTATCGTGA
- the LOC105194893 gene encoding uncharacterized protein LOC105194893 isoform X2, giving the protein MAFMMPVVKNEWDIYKTNRSRRSSECSNPQTCRSRKVSECSKSEGPSLSTSPGSDFLTSPAHRSVPLTSRHFSRTSSRASQSSLQSPSKSTGTSPPKTGSSNSLNKFHNRLVDKLKRSLKKAEDCAEDQRNLS; this is encoded by the exons ATGGCGTTTATGATGCCAGTAGTGAAAAACGAATGGGATATTTACAAGACTAATCGGAGTCGACGGTCATCGGAGTGCTCGAATCCCCAGACCTGTCGCAGCCGAAAG GTGTCCGAATGTTCCAAGTCGGAGGGCCCGTCGTTGTCGACCTCCCCCGGTTCCGACTTTCTCACCTCGCCGGCGCACCGATCCGTGCCGCTGACCTCGCGACACTTTTCGAGGACGTCCTCGAGAGCGTCTCAGAGCTCTCTTCAGAGCCCGAGCAAGAGCACGGGTACGTCACCGCCAAAGACGGGCAGCTCGAACTCCCTCAACAAGTTCCATAATCGGCTGGTCGACAAGCTGAAGCGCTCGCTGAAGAAGGCGGAAGACTGCGCGGAGGACCAACGGAACCTATCGTGA